The genomic interval TGGTCAGATGCTGCCCCTCTGCCCATCATAGCCCTCGCTGGGTGTCGGTGTGGTCACACAAGCCCTCCTGTACGTCATTCTGTGCCCTGTGGGCTCCTACTTCCCTGGAGACTCCATGAAACCTGTCTCTCTCCTGGCGGACCCCACATTCGTCAGAGCCTGGATAGGTGGAGTTGGTGACTGCAAGTTGGGGGGGTAAGTAACTTCCCACATGCCCGGGGAGCTGTGCCCTGGAGCCGTACTGCTCCTTGTGCTTCCTGGTTGGGGCTGGGCCTGGGTTCTGGGATGGAAAACTATTGTCACTGGCTCTGCAGTTGGGGTCTGGGCTTTCTTTGTATCCTTTGTCATCCCTGATGCCTGACACTAAAGGTGAAAGGACTCTGGGGTGCCTTTCATTTGAACAAATGAGCTCAGAGATGGGTGGGTCAGTGGGAAGACCAAAACTGAGCCCACTGGAAGCCTCTAGAAATAAGATAGAAATAAGATGACCCTTAGGTCTTCCCGGGTCATCTGTGCTGCACTGTCTCCATGCATAGCTCTCCCAACATGACTTGGGTCTCCATTCTGACCCTATGGACTTCCCAGCATTCTGTGTTGCCAAAGGCCCTGACACAATATCTTGTGAGGAGGTGGCCAAGTCTCCTGGGATGTTGAAATAAGGAAGTGTGGACACACAGGAAGGCTATTCAGGTTATCTCAGAACACATCTGTGAGATCTTTTGGGGACGAGGCCAAGGCAGCCACACCCCCTGAAGGCACCCTAGTGTCCAGATCTGCAATCTCAATCACAGGGTCTTGTGAAACCTTCATTGAAGAGGTGACACTTCACCTGTGGTTTCTTGGCTACAAAGGTAGTAAGagaaaccaggtgtggtggcatgaaGCCATGTATGTCATATAGTCATAGCTCCTCAGTAGGGTGAGGCAGGAAGGCTACAGAGAAAGCTGTAgggtgggcctggagagatggctcagcggttaagagcactgactgctcttccagaagtcatgagttcaattcccagcaaccacgtggtggctcacaaacatttgtaatgggatctgatgctcttttctggtatgtctgaagacagtggcagtgtactcatatacataaaataaacaaataaatcttgaaagaaaggaaagaaggaaggaaggaaggaagggaggaaggaaggaaggaaggaaggaaggagggaggaaggaggctgcGGGCTGTGGAGCAGCAATGAGCTTATGCCTCGAATTCTCCAGTGAGGGACTTTGGGAGTGGCTTCGTGGTCAAGCCCCCGCCTAGAATCTCCTAAAGAGGGGTTAGGGTGGAGCTTAGTGATAAAGAATATTTACCCAGCATATGGGGATCCTGCGTTCAAACCCCATtacccaaagacaaagaaaaatgtggCAGATACTTTCTGACCATGCTTGGCacaggaagagaaacaagaaCAGTTTTTGCACAAGGCTCAGAACATGGGCTAGGATCCCAGCCTAGGACACGGGGAGCCTTGAATGAGTAAGAAAAGTCTGGGTGGCTAACACACTGCAGGCTAAAACCACTACAGTGAGAAGCACagctgttatcccagcacttgggaggaaggagACATGAGGGTCAGGGATTCAACGCCAGCTTCAGCTGCATGGTGATTTTGAGGCCAATCACCTAccagagattctgcctcaaaaaacaaaacaaggaccgGCTGGGTATGGTAACACAAGCCATCCCGCCCCCTTTtcaggatttattttatgtatgagtacactataactgtcttcagacacaccagaagagggcatcccattacagatggttgtgagccacccgtgtggttgctgggagttgaactctggaagaacactcagtgctcttaacccctgagccatctctccagccccaacataagtctttaatctcagcaatgcagaggcaggggcatactgggctacagagtgagttccaggacagccagggccacacagagaaacccccgtctcaaaaactaaaattaaaaaaagaaaagtcgaGTAGAGCAAGTGATGCTGTGTGGTGTCGCCACACCTGTGATCTTAATTAATATCAGGCCTTTAAGAAAGGAGGCGCAGGCTGGAGACAGAAAAGGGAGCCGAGCAAACAGGGCCCCAACCTTGACCCCAACTTTTAGGTTAAGAAGGCTGTCGTCCTGCAAGTTTAGAGGGCCACAGCTGGGCTGTGAGTTGGGGAAGGAGACTCCTCCTGTTGTGGGGAGTATGGGGAATTCTTTGCCCAGTGTGACCAGGCTGCCCTCCAGGAATTATGGACCCACTGTGGCTGTGCAACAAGAAGCCCAGAAGAAAGGCTGCGAGCAGGTCCTCTGGCTGTATGGGCCGGACCACCAGCTCACTGAGGTGGGCACCATGAACATCTTTGTCTACTGGACTCATGAAGACGGAGGTGAGCCTATTTGTGTCCCAACCCACACCCTGTATGATGTCCTGCCTGATTCCTTCCGGGTTGCAAGGTCTTGGAATCCTGGGCAGGTGGCTTCTAAAAGAAAGGGGAGATCATGTAAGGGTGGGAAGCAGTAATGCCTGTCTGTCATCCCTGACAGTACTGGAGCTGGCAACACCCCCACTAAATGGCATCATCCTGCCTGGAGTAGTTCGACAAAGCCTGCTGGATCTGGCCAGGACTTGGGTAGGGCCTGTGTGTCATCTGAATCTTTGGACCAAAATGTCTTGAGCTGTGGCGTGGTGAAAGCCTGGCCCACTGCCAAGCCCTCTTTTCTCTGGGTCTATCTCTCGTCCCTGGGCCTGTGTCTTTCCCAGGAGCCTTAGGGAGGGAGTGATGGTGGTCTGCAGCAGGGCAAGAGTCGGGTACTGGAGAGTTTCTGCGCCCTTGTTATACAGGGTGAGTTCCGGGTGGTAGAACGCAAGGTCACTATGAAGGAATTGAAGCGGGCGCTGGAGGAGGGCCGGGTGCGAGAAGTCTTCGGCTCAGGCACTGCTTGTCAAGTCTGCCCGGTGCACCAAATCCTGTATGAAGGCAAGGTGAGACAGAGCTGCCAGggtaggtgggagagaaagagggggagtgCCCCATCCTCATGGGCCCCTTTCCTCAGCAACTCCACATTCCTACCATGGAGAACGGGCCAGAGCTCATCGTGCGATTCCAGAAGGAGTTGAAGGCCATTCAGGTGAGCTCACGGGCTTTCAGAGCAGCAGCTCTGATTAATGGCTTCTTTCCTCTGAATCCCTGTGGCCAGAAGCACGGGGACTTTCTGTGTTTCGGGAGTTGTAGGCTCCTTGCACGAGTCTCTGAGGCTTCTGGTCCTAAAGACAGAACCCCCTTTTTCATGAGACGAtactggccacacacacacacacacacacacacacacacacatacacaaaggccTCCCGAGACTCTCTGGGGTTCTAGGCTGTCCCTTTGGCATAGCAACACTTTTTCCCTTGCCTCTCCCTGGCCTTGAAGGATTCCTCTCACAAACCTCTGGTGCATTCCCAAATTCAGAGAACCTCTAAGAGATCCTCTGGGCTCATTTCCCAGTGAGCTGGACCTGAGGTGACTGGGTATCCTGGCCCCATGATGGCACCTAGCACAACATATCTGAGATGAAAATGCCTTTCCCAAGAGCCTTCAAGGCTTTGCAACTCTCTACCTCGATGGTCCCTTGGAGTTGTTGGTGGGTCTCCGGTTAAAGGACTACACTTCCCATAAGGCACCGGGGCACAGCTCTGCGCGCGGTCCGCTTGCGATGCTCCAGGGAGTTCTAGTGCAGCTGTCTCACTGACGCAACTTCGTTGTCCGGCAGTATGGAGCCAGTGCCCACGATTGGATGCTTACGGTGTGACTATGGGCTGTGCCCTCCCTGGTTGGATCCGCTGACTTGCTGCGTTCAGTCCAGCGTCCTCGCCTCCCAGAGACTCAAGAGAAGTGCAATAGGGAAAGGTCTGCCCAGATGCTGGATCTCTGGCACCCTCACGTGTGGACGTTACACTCCAAAGCCTTAAGGGCGGGACCCATGCAATTTGGACCCCACCTCAAATTTTGAGTCTCGGCTCAGCTGCTCCGGGTCCTGTTGTTCAAGGGAGAACCTTAGCTTCTTCTCTATCTCCGTTCTTGTGCCGGATCCCCGGTGCTCTtcgtgtccccccaccccccaccccctttctctctgtccttgctgcaattttgaaataaaatgccAAAGAACAAGACATTGGCTGTCATGCTCTAAGTGCTACCCTGGGACTCTGGGGgcttagtttattttattatcaggGGCCCAGCTTGAGATCTTCTCTGACCTGAGGGTTCCTTCTGTACTTTAGTATTGAACCCATTCACTAGATTCTTCCTGTACTCCTGTCTTGGGTACAGCCTTACAGTTGGCCACACCAGATCTCTCAGgatctcttcccttcttccatttCATTGGTGCCCAAGCCCTGTTCCTAGAGCCCGTGACTGCTCTGTCCCTTCTTGTTTCCTCCCTTGGCCTGACTTTCTGGCCCGGTCTTCTGTCAGGTCATTTGTAGTTTGTGTGATGAGCTGTAGTCAAAGTTGTTACGGGGTCTGCTTAAATCCAACATAAATCtaggttggaaagatggctcagaggtaagagcactggctgctcttccagaggtcctgggtttgattcccggaaccacatggtagttcatagGCCTCTAGAATAAGATCTGGTGCCaccttctggcctgcaggcatacaagTCAGGCAGAGCATTGtgtacatcatcatcatcaacagcAGAAAGCCATAAATCCACCACAACTCAAACACCAGGTCAATGTAGATGATAAAAATGCATTGTAATGAAGCCGATACTGATCAATCAGACTTGGGAGCTGAATACATTGTTTATTTAAGCATAAGGGGTTGAGCAAGGGAGTTTCCATCAATTAGGACAGGAGTTGGTCCCTgggcctgggaacatgaacttAGCCTGAGCCTGCCAGAGATGGAGAAGTTGTCCTtgagatgtctggactcagacagctgtttacaacagaagctgttcagctGTTGGGAAGTCCCCAGCTCCCCCAGGGCCTGGGACCTTGAATTTTGTTCTGATGATTAAAGAAGTGTAAAAATGAAAGAGTTGTACTGagaagtttcttttgcttgttctcAACAAAAGCCACTtgggttctttgtaaatttcctGTGCCCAGTGGTGGCTCAAAAGTGccccatccatctctccagcctaatggttttgtttgtttgtttaaatcagTGTTTTGCTATGGAGCAGGACAGGTCTTATATAtgagtgagtatgtatgtgtacaacattgtatatatgtgtagagagattatatattatacatacatatatattatacacacacacatagagaaaaatgaaaacctttttaaaaaagatttatttattcacttaattTATATGACTACAttcttgctgtcttcagacacaccagaagagggcatcagatcccattacagatggctgtgagccaccatgtggttgctgggaattgaactcagaatctctggaagagcagtcagtgctcttaactgctgagccatctttccagccccccaaaacttttcttaatttatccattatgtgtgtgcacctgtttTTGCTGTGATTGGATGACACCTTTCAGATAAGATGCTCTCCTTTTACTGTGTGGTTCAGGAGTTGGAATTGAGATCGTCAGGTTTGACAGCAAGCGCCTTTACTTGCAGAGTCATCTCAGTGGCCAGAAACCAAAGATTTAAAACACTAGTAagtctgtgtaacagccctggggAAACTCTCAGATCAGAAGCGGCTGCCTGGTGCCACCTGGAGGCCAGTACAGGACACAGTGTCTGTTGGGAAGAAAGGCACCAAGGAAGAATAGTTCACAGAATGAGCTTCCAAAAACAAATGCCTATGTGTTAATGATTAAGACACCTGTATAACAGTACATGAGGGATTATTGGAAGAATAAcgttaagtgattttttttaacaaacaactttttgtttttgctttgttttttttgagacaggatttctctgggtagccctgactgtctgGGGCAACTTTAGGCATGGAATcccatgactgtaatcccaggactctgcaCGTGGACGCTGGAAGGTCAGAGGTTCAAAGCTtttctgggctacatagggagttcatgTTTCAGAACAACAACAGTGACGATCAGCTAGGCTCTCATTGGCGTCTGACactgttttttctccttttgcttttttttttttttttgg from Arvicanthis niloticus isolate mArvNil1 chromosome 1, mArvNil1.pat.X, whole genome shotgun sequence carries:
- the Bcat2 gene encoding branched-chain-amino-acid aminotransferase, mitochondrial isoform X1, which gives rise to MAAAILGQVWTRKLLPVPWLLCGSRRCVSFNFKAADLQIQMTKEPQKKPGPSQPLLFGKTFTDHMLMVEWNSKAGWGPPRIQPFQNLTLHPACSGLHYSLQLFEGLKAYKGRDQQVRLFRPWLNMDRMLRSAKRLCLPDFDKQELLECIRQLVEVDKDWVPDGNGTSLYVRPVLIGNEPSLGVGVVTQALLYVILCPVGSYFPGDSMKPVSLLADPTFVRAWIGGVGDCKLGGNYGPTVAVQQEAQKKGCEQVLWLYGPDHQLTEVGTMNIFVYWTHEDGVLELATPPLNGIILPGVVRQSLLDLARTWGEFRVVERKVTMKELKRALEEGRVREVFGSGTACQVCPVHQILYEGKQLHIPTMENGPELIVRFQKELKAIQYGASAHDWMLTV
- the Bcat2 gene encoding branched-chain-amino-acid aminotransferase, mitochondrial isoform X2 — protein: MTKEPQKKPGPSQPLLFGKTFTDHMLMVEWNSKAGWGPPRIQPFQNLTLHPACSGLHYSLQLFEGLKAYKGRDQQVRLFRPWLNMDRMLRSAKRLCLPDFDKQELLECIRQLVEVDKDWVPDGNGTSLYVRPVLIGNEPSLGVGVVTQALLYVILCPVGSYFPGDSMKPVSLLADPTFVRAWIGGVGDCKLGGNYGPTVAVQQEAQKKGCEQVLWLYGPDHQLTEVGTMNIFVYWTHEDGVLELATPPLNGIILPGVVRQSLLDLARTWGEFRVVERKVTMKELKRALEEGRVREVFGSGTACQVCPVHQILYEGKQLHIPTMENGPELIVRFQKELKAIQYGASAHDWMLTV